The window GCCGCCATCAGCCGCTTCAAATCCCCCTGTGAATCGCTGCCGATGGGCATGATGCCCGGATCGAGGATGAGTTCGCGGTTGGGCACACCGGGGATTCTTTCACGCGCCATCGTGACTATGGAATGGGCGGTAGCCAGCTCCTGATCGGCGGTCTTGTTCATCACCAACTCGCCTTCAGGCGAAAGGCCTTCGGTGACCAGGAGAATCGGAATGAAGGGTTGGCTTTTATAAAAGTCGAACATCTCGAGGCGCGCTTCGGAAATCGAGTTAAGGATGGGTTTCTGATTACCCGCGCGGCCCGGATCGTAAGCCCGCAATCCTGCAGCGGCGATCTCCGGATCGGGAGTGTCGATCGAAAGCGGCAAAGAGATATGCTCCTGAATCTTTTTCACCAATTCCGCCATAAAACCCGGTGAGCGGCGTCCGACGTTGACATCAATGTAGGCCGCGCCCTTTTCGGCTTGCAGGCGGGCCAATTCGATAAGGCCGGCGACATTATTCTCCTCAAACAGGGCATGGGTGGAGGGAACTGAATCATTGATCGATTCGCCGATGATCACTAGATCTGGGATGCTCATGTTGTCCCATCCTTTTTATTTCAA is drawn from bacterium and contains these coding sequences:
- a CDS encoding dihydropteroate synthase, with the protein product MSIPDLVIIGESINDSVPSTHALFEENNVAGLIELARLQAEKGAAYIDVNVGRRSPGFMAELVKKIQEHISLPLSIDTPDPEIAAAGLRAYDPGRAGNQKPILNSISEARLEMFDFYKSQPFIPILLVTEGLSPEGELVMNKTADQELATAHSIVTMARERIPGVPNRELILDPGIMPIGSDSQGDLKRLMAAMALIHKDKDLEGINMSVGLSNFTQMLPSKKADGSPVKGPLESAFLTLAMPLGLNMIIGSVHRKYALLSDEHPAMQCVREALNLEGFDVIMRVMSFYS